From Algoriphagus sp. NG3, the proteins below share one genomic window:
- the pyk gene encoding pyruvate kinase has product MSHFNKTKILATIGPASNNYETIKSLAAAGANVFRLNFSHGTHDIHAEVADIIRRINKEDGLNLGILQDLQGPKIRVGEVENNGVEIKAGESITITNEPVVGSSRLVSTVYQNLPNDVVTGDRILIDDGNLEVVVNDTDGKNVNCTVIHGGILKSRKGINLPSTKVSAPSLTEKDIEDLAFGLEQEVDWIALSFVRSAEDIIDLRERIEAKGKVCKIVAKIEKPEALENIDAIIEATDAIMVARGDLGVEVPMEIVPLWQKRIVEKCKLACKPVIIATQMMESMITNPRPTRAETNDVANAVLDGADAVMLSAETASGKYPVNAVKAMSSIISYLEANAEIYHNLYKIPEDDETFLSNNLVLMASRLSRNVKAKAIVGITSSGFTGFRIASHRPSANIFVFTRNKPLITQMSLVWGVRAYFYENQVSTDATFLDIENTLKNDDHVKSGDIIINTGSMPLKSNGKTNMLKIHIVE; this is encoded by the coding sequence ATGAGCCATTTCAATAAAACTAAGATTCTCGCAACAATAGGCCCTGCTTCCAATAATTATGAAACCATCAAAAGCCTGGCGGCAGCCGGCGCCAATGTGTTTCGACTCAATTTTTCCCATGGCACACATGATATCCATGCTGAAGTGGCGGATATTATCCGCAGAATAAACAAGGAAGATGGACTCAATCTCGGGATCCTTCAGGATCTTCAAGGCCCTAAGATCCGTGTGGGTGAAGTGGAAAATAATGGAGTGGAAATCAAAGCAGGTGAATCAATAACTATTACAAATGAGCCTGTGGTAGGGTCTAGTAGACTAGTGAGTACAGTTTATCAAAACCTTCCGAATGATGTGGTGACGGGTGACCGAATCTTAATAGATGATGGTAATCTGGAGGTTGTGGTAAATGATACTGACGGAAAAAATGTCAATTGTACGGTCATCCACGGAGGGATATTGAAATCCAGAAAAGGGATCAACCTTCCAAGTACCAAAGTAAGCGCCCCTTCTCTTACAGAAAAGGATATTGAAGATTTAGCCTTCGGGTTGGAACAGGAGGTAGATTGGATAGCGCTTTCATTTGTAAGATCAGCGGAAGATATCATTGATCTGAGAGAAAGAATCGAGGCCAAAGGCAAGGTTTGTAAGATTGTTGCCAAAATAGAAAAGCCTGAAGCCCTGGAAAATATTGATGCTATAATAGAAGCTACCGACGCTATCATGGTCGCCAGAGGTGACCTGGGTGTGGAAGTGCCTATGGAGATAGTCCCTCTTTGGCAAAAAAGAATAGTGGAGAAGTGTAAACTTGCTTGCAAGCCTGTGATCATCGCTACCCAGATGATGGAAAGCATGATTACAAACCCACGACCTACGCGGGCTGAAACGAATGACGTGGCCAACGCCGTTTTGGATGGTGCTGACGCAGTAATGCTTTCTGCGGAAACGGCTTCAGGTAAATACCCTGTAAATGCGGTGAAAGCTATGAGTAGCATCATCAGCTACCTAGAAGCAAATGCGGAAATCTATCATAACCTCTATAAAATCCCTGAAGATGACGAAACCTTCTTAAGCAATAATTTGGTTTTGATGGCTTCCAGATTGTCTAGAAATGTAAAAGCAAAAGCGATTGTTGGGATCACTTCTTCTGGATTTACCGGATTTCGAATTGCTTCCCACAGACCTTCAGCGAACATTTTTGTGTTTACCAGAAATAAGCCCCTGATCACACAAATGAGTCTTGTTTGGGGAGTAAGAGCTTATTTCTACGAAAATCAAGTCTCCACGGATGCGACATTCCTAGATATTGAAAATACGCTGAAAAATGATGATCATGTGAAGTCAGGGGATATAATCATCAACACAGGCAGCATGCCACTAAAATCCAATGGCAAAACCAACATGCTCAAGATTCACATAGTTGAATAA
- a CDS encoding IPExxxVDY family protein, with product MKKVKLLIEHTYDFEVLGLVSPVRDYKMAWLINRELDLNLTKSDDLSLEFMTQPSLKIAQYFLSLPHGFVQLLRNKALNSTNQVAYLIPELKSMDYFLLVQDETFQISINTFANQLAKNRYVQNVMKLDVSKLKSKENLLTY from the coding sequence ATGAAGAAGGTCAAATTACTAATAGAACATACGTATGATTTCGAGGTTTTGGGTCTTGTATCGCCTGTTAGGGATTATAAGATGGCCTGGTTGATCAATAGAGAATTAGACCTCAATCTAACCAAATCCGATGATCTTTCTTTGGAATTTATGACCCAACCAAGCCTGAAAATCGCTCAATATTTCCTTTCTTTACCGCATGGATTTGTTCAGCTACTCCGAAATAAGGCGTTAAACTCTACCAATCAAGTGGCCTATTTGATTCCTGAACTGAAATCAATGGACTATTTCCTTTTGGTCCAGGACGAAACCTTTCAAATAAGTATTAATACATTTGCCAACCAGCTGGCAAAAAATCGCTACGTGCAAAATGTAATGAAGCTGGATGTAAGTAAACTTAAATCAAAAGAAAACCTATTAACTTATTAA
- a CDS encoding acyl carrier protein, with product MSEIAQKVKAIIVDKLGVEESEVTLEASFTNDLGADSLDTVELIMEFEKEFNISIPDDQAEQIGTVGQAVTYLEANVK from the coding sequence ATGTCTGAAATTGCACAAAAAGTAAAAGCCATCATTGTTGACAAACTTGGCGTAGAAGAGTCTGAAGTTACTTTGGAGGCTAGTTTTACCAATGATCTTGGTGCTGATTCTCTTGATACTGTAGAATTGATTATGGAGTTCGAAAAAGAATTCAACATCTCTATCCCTGATGATCAGGCAGAGCAAATCGGAACTGTGGGACAAGCAGTTACCTATTTGGAAGCTAACGTAAAATAA
- the fabF gene encoding beta-ketoacyl-ACP synthase II: MNLKRVVVTGIGALTPIGNTAEDFWNGLTNGVSGAAPITKFDASLFKTQFACEVKNLDVEQFMDRKEARKMDPFTQYAMISAEEAIASSGLDLEKIDKSRAGVIWGSGIGGLRTFQDEVTYFAEGDGNPRFNPFFIPKMIADISAGFLSIKYGFRGPNFVTVSACASATNALIDAFTYIRMGKADIFISGGSEAAVTEAGIGGFNAMKALSQRNDSPETASRPFDKDRDGFVLGEGAGALILEEYEHAKARGAKIYAELVGGGMTADAHHITAPHPEGLGASNVMKIALEDANLQPEDIDYINVHGTSTPLGDVGEIKAIQKIFGEHAYKLNISSTKSMTGHLLGAAGAVEAIACIYALNKGIIPPTINHFTDDEAFDPRLNLTFNKAQEREINYALSNTFGFGGHNCSVIFKKYN; encoded by the coding sequence ATGAATTTAAAAAGAGTTGTTGTAACAGGTATAGGTGCCCTCACACCAATAGGCAATACCGCAGAAGATTTCTGGAACGGTCTGACTAATGGTGTGAGCGGTGCTGCGCCGATTACCAAGTTCGATGCTTCACTTTTCAAAACCCAGTTTGCCTGCGAGGTGAAAAACCTTGATGTAGAGCAGTTCATGGACAGAAAAGAAGCTCGAAAAATGGATCCCTTCACCCAATATGCCATGATTTCCGCAGAGGAAGCTATAGCAAGTTCGGGGCTGGATCTTGAAAAAATCGATAAATCTAGAGCCGGAGTCATCTGGGGATCTGGGATCGGGGGATTAAGGACATTCCAGGACGAAGTCACTTACTTTGCTGAAGGAGACGGAAATCCTAGATTTAACCCATTCTTTATACCCAAAATGATCGCTGACATCAGCGCTGGTTTCTTATCAATTAAATATGGTTTTCGCGGTCCGAACTTTGTAACGGTTTCTGCCTGCGCCTCTGCCACCAATGCCCTCATCGATGCATTCACTTACATACGAATGGGCAAAGCTGATATATTCATCAGTGGTGGCTCAGAAGCAGCGGTGACCGAAGCGGGTATTGGTGGGTTCAATGCCATGAAAGCCCTTTCCCAAAGAAATGATTCCCCTGAGACAGCTTCTCGCCCTTTTGACAAGGACAGAGATGGCTTCGTGTTGGGTGAAGGTGCAGGAGCGTTGATCCTGGAAGAATACGAACATGCAAAAGCCCGTGGTGCCAAAATCTACGCAGAACTTGTAGGTGGTGGAATGACTGCTGATGCACATCATATCACAGCCCCTCATCCGGAAGGATTGGGTGCCAGCAATGTGATGAAAATAGCATTGGAAGATGCAAATCTTCAGCCTGAAGACATTGATTATATTAATGTACATGGTACTTCCACTCCTCTAGGGGATGTAGGAGAAATCAAGGCAATACAAAAAATCTTTGGTGAACACGCTTATAAGCTAAACATCAGCAGTACCAAGTCTATGACTGGTCACTTGCTAGGGGCAGCGGGAGCCGTAGAAGCCATCGCTTGTATTTATGCTTTGAACAAAGGTATCATCCCTCCTACCATCAATCATTTCACAGATGATGAAGCGTTTGATCCTAGGCTGAATTTGACTTTCAACAAGGCGCAAGAAAGAGAAATTAACTATGCTTTGAGCAATACCTTTGGTTTTGGCGGACATAACTGTTCGGTAATTTTCAAAAAATATAATTAA
- the rnc gene encoding ribonuclease III — protein MKLFQRLGFNNLFLSKKDKRLAASIRLMTGSRPFNLSLYKLALTPSGLGEETLQGFRLSNERLEFLGDAILGAVIAEFLFQKYPFRDEGFLTETRSKLVNRETLNDTGIKIGLRKALDMEIGERHFTGNKSLYGDMLEAFLGAIYLDRGYHFTKKFIIKRILLHFDVESMIATTTNYKSKIIEWSQRENKVIEYLVISVTGNQRFKEFKVALQVEGKEIALGKGGTKKKAEQEASKNACDVLAIVT, from the coding sequence TTGAAATTATTTCAAAGGCTCGGGTTTAACAATCTCTTCTTAAGCAAAAAAGACAAAAGGCTTGCTGCCTCCATCAGACTGATGACGGGGAGCAGGCCTTTTAATTTATCACTCTACAAGCTGGCACTGACCCCCTCCGGACTGGGAGAGGAAACTTTACAGGGATTCCGACTTTCCAACGAGCGCCTGGAGTTCCTGGGAGATGCAATCCTAGGTGCTGTCATTGCCGAATTCCTCTTTCAAAAATACCCTTTCCGGGACGAGGGATTTCTCACAGAGACCCGATCAAAACTTGTCAACAGGGAAACTCTCAACGACACAGGTATAAAAATAGGCCTGCGAAAAGCCCTGGATATGGAAATCGGTGAAAGGCATTTCACCGGGAACAAATCACTCTATGGGGATATGTTGGAAGCTTTTCTTGGAGCCATTTATCTGGATAGGGGTTATCATTTCACCAAAAAATTCATCATCAAACGTATCCTTCTTCACTTTGATGTGGAGAGCATGATCGCTACCACCACCAACTACAAAAGCAAAATCATAGAATGGTCTCAGCGTGAAAATAAAGTGATAGAATATCTGGTGATAAGTGTGACCGGAAACCAAAGATTTAAGGAATTTAAAGTCGCTTTACAGGTAGAAGGAAAAGAAATAGCCCTTGGAAAAGGTGGCACCAAAAAGAAAGCCGAGCAAGAAGCATCGAAAAATGCATGTGATGTACTGGCTATTGTCACCTAG
- the nadE gene encoding NAD(+) synthase, which produces MSSLKIAAATVNQTPLDWAGNLNRIITTIEEAKRQDAEILCLPELAITGYGSEDLFLSYWYPQKALSQLALLLPHCSGITVAVGLPVRIQDKVYNTIAVIEGGEVVGFVAKQFMAIDGVHYEFRWFTPWLAEEVTEIEFQGKTVAFGDLTFHHKGIKYGFEICEDAWRSHLRPGFRLFKRNVDLIFNPSASHFAMGKTQLRKELVEESSKSFDCYYCYANLLGNEAGRMIFDGEIMLAKSGELLFRNRLLSFQDVQVTSFYLESKDQGIAPINSKNEEFVQASALALFDYMRKSRSTGFVLSLSGGADSSSVAVLVAEMVKRGIAELGLVAFCEKAGIKNLPTSSNPEKELMKQILTTAYQGTKNSSIDTFSSAKSLAESIGATFYHWEIDEEVNSYTAKIEKAIGRKLTWEQDDITLQNIQARTRSPIIWMLANLNNALLLATSNRSEGDVGYATMDGDTSGSISPIAAVDKYFILNWLRWAEQNLDQPGLEKVNSLQPSAELRPLEKTQTDEKDLMPYAVIVEIEKLAIRDRRSPMDIYLILSDELDLPDDTLKDYIKKFFRLWSRNQWKRERLAPSFHLDEFNVDPKTWYRFPILSGGFAEELTQLDQL; this is translated from the coding sequence ATGTCTTCATTAAAAATAGCGGCAGCCACCGTCAATCAAACACCTCTGGACTGGGCTGGCAATTTGAACAGAATAATAACTACCATAGAAGAAGCTAAAAGGCAAGATGCGGAAATTCTGTGCTTACCTGAACTGGCTATTACAGGATATGGTTCGGAAGATTTGTTTTTAAGCTACTGGTATCCCCAAAAAGCCCTTTCCCAACTGGCTCTATTACTCCCGCATTGTAGTGGGATAACGGTGGCTGTAGGGCTACCCGTCAGGATTCAGGACAAAGTCTATAATACCATCGCAGTCATTGAAGGCGGTGAAGTGGTTGGTTTTGTGGCCAAGCAGTTTATGGCTATCGACGGAGTGCATTACGAATTCCGCTGGTTTACGCCATGGCTGGCTGAAGAGGTCACGGAAATAGAATTTCAAGGAAAAACAGTAGCATTCGGCGATCTTACTTTTCATCACAAAGGGATTAAGTATGGATTCGAGATATGTGAAGACGCCTGGAGAAGCCATTTAAGACCGGGATTCAGACTTTTCAAACGGAACGTAGATCTGATATTCAACCCCAGCGCGAGCCATTTTGCCATGGGTAAGACCCAGCTCCGAAAAGAATTAGTGGAAGAAAGTTCCAAGTCTTTTGATTGTTACTATTGCTATGCCAATCTACTTGGTAATGAAGCTGGCAGGATGATCTTTGACGGTGAGATTATGCTGGCTAAATCGGGGGAGTTGCTTTTCCGAAATCGCCTCCTTTCATTTCAGGACGTTCAGGTAACCAGCTTTTATCTGGAATCAAAAGACCAAGGTATCGCTCCAATCAATTCAAAAAATGAAGAATTTGTCCAGGCCTCTGCCCTGGCACTTTTTGACTATATGAGAAAAAGCAGAAGTACCGGTTTTGTACTTTCCCTGTCTGGAGGAGCAGATTCTTCATCAGTAGCAGTACTGGTGGCAGAGATGGTGAAGCGGGGGATAGCTGAACTGGGACTTGTTGCTTTTTGCGAGAAAGCAGGGATTAAAAACCTCCCTACTTCATCCAATCCTGAGAAGGAATTGATGAAGCAAATTCTCACTACGGCCTATCAGGGCACTAAAAACTCATCTATAGACACCTTCTCTTCGGCTAAATCACTCGCAGAAAGCATAGGAGCTACATTTTATCACTGGGAAATCGATGAGGAAGTAAACTCCTACACTGCCAAAATAGAAAAAGCAATAGGCAGAAAACTGACTTGGGAGCAGGACGATATCACACTGCAGAATATCCAAGCAAGAACCAGATCACCTATCATCTGGATGCTAGCCAATCTCAATAACGCCTTGCTTTTGGCAACTTCTAACCGCAGTGAAGGCGATGTAGGGTATGCTACGATGGATGGGGACACATCCGGAAGTATCTCTCCAATAGCTGCGGTGGACAAATATTTCATCCTAAACTGGCTTCGATGGGCTGAGCAAAATCTGGATCAACCCGGACTGGAAAAAGTAAACTCCCTACAACCAAGTGCAGAGCTGCGGCCATTGGAAAAAACACAGACAGATGAGAAGGACTTGATGCCTTACGCTGTAATTGTGGAAATAGAAAAACTTGCTATCCGCGATCGCCGTTCACCAATGGATATTTACCTCATACTATCCGATGAACTTGACTTACCAGATGATACTTTAAAGGATTATATCAAAAAATTCTTCAGACTCTGGTCCCGCAATCAATGGAAAAGGGAAAGACTGGCTCCTTCCTTCCATCTAGATGAATTCAATGTGGATCCCAAGACATGGTACAGATTCCCGATTTTGTCCGGAGGATTTGCCGAAGAACTAACACAACTAGATCAACTATAA
- a CDS encoding prolipoprotein diacylglyceryl transferase, which translates to MLELIMNYIVWDPNPSVIPGWERPPWYSILFAAGFVISQQFMLHFFKKEGQNPELVDKLTIYMVIATIVGARLGHVLFYEPAKYLSNPIEILKVWEGGLASHGAAIAILFALWLYAKKTPGQNYLWVVDRIVIVTALTGALIRFGNLMNSEIGGKDTGSDYGIVYAWDTEELLSTLKLPILSVDPYKPADRQNEMVGNGIVPVNIDLEISKGSYSLDELESALRRDIKYALTQFKSSQEYLAEPKESPLDLSIVDKGDHYLATVRTFGRAKHPTQIYESLSYLVIFLVLFGLWNKYKERLPEGILLGIFLISVFGMRFIWEFFKVSQVDFEDSMAFNMGQLLSIPLVIAGMILVARALKNGLKPLKN; encoded by the coding sequence ATGCTTGAATTAATCATGAACTATATCGTATGGGATCCCAACCCTTCTGTGATCCCGGGGTGGGAACGTCCGCCATGGTATAGTATTCTCTTCGCTGCGGGATTTGTGATTTCCCAGCAATTCATGCTTCATTTTTTCAAGAAGGAAGGCCAAAACCCTGAATTGGTTGATAAGCTAACCATCTATATGGTAATAGCCACTATCGTAGGGGCTAGGCTGGGCCATGTGCTTTTCTATGAACCTGCAAAGTACTTGAGCAATCCCATTGAGATCTTGAAAGTATGGGAAGGAGGTCTTGCCAGTCATGGGGCTGCTATTGCAATTCTGTTCGCCTTGTGGCTTTATGCCAAAAAGACTCCGGGTCAAAACTACCTGTGGGTAGTGGACAGGATTGTAATTGTGACAGCACTTACTGGAGCATTGATCCGCTTTGGCAACCTGATGAACTCTGAAATAGGTGGTAAAGACACCGGATCAGATTACGGGATAGTGTACGCTTGGGATACTGAGGAATTACTTTCTACGCTCAAGCTGCCGATTTTGTCTGTCGACCCCTACAAACCGGCTGACCGCCAGAATGAGATGGTTGGGAATGGAATAGTCCCAGTGAATATTGACTTGGAGATAAGCAAAGGCTCCTACTCTTTGGATGAATTGGAAAGTGCCTTGAGGAGAGATATCAAGTATGCTTTGACACAGTTCAAATCCAGTCAAGAGTATCTGGCAGAGCCAAAAGAAAGCCCATTAGATCTTTCTATTGTGGACAAAGGCGATCATTACTTAGCCACGGTCAGAACATTCGGAAGAGCAAAGCATCCAACACAGATTTATGAATCCCTCTCTTATTTGGTGATTTTCTTAGTGCTGTTTGGCCTTTGGAATAAATATAAAGAACGCTTGCCTGAAGGAATCCTTCTTGGTATATTCTTGATTTCGGTCTTTGGAATGCGGTTTATCTGGGAGTTCTTCAAGGTAAGCCAGGTGGATTTTGAGGACTCTATGGCATTCAATATGGGGCAGCTTCTGAGTATTCCGCTGGTGATAGCCGGTATGATCCTGGTGGCCCGTGCGCTGAAAAACGGCTTGAAACCTCTGAAAAACTAA
- the yidD gene encoding membrane protein insertion efficiency factor YidD gives MSKSILRKIAIFPVLVYQYTISPLFPSSCRYTPTCSQYTKEAILKHGVFKGGWMGLKRIARCHPWGGHGHDPVP, from the coding sequence ATGAGCAAATCCATTCTTCGAAAGATAGCTATATTTCCAGTCTTGGTGTATCAATATACTATCTCGCCCTTGTTTCCTTCAAGCTGTAGGTACACGCCTACTTGTAGCCAGTACACAAAGGAAGCAATTTTGAAGCATGGGGTATTCAAAGGCGGATGGATGGGGCTTAAGCGGATAGCCCGTTGCCATCCCTGGGGAGGCCACGGGCATGATCCAGTACCTTAG
- a CDS encoding POTRA domain-containing protein → MIIKIKKSLLFIILPIALFIECGENSAHAQNDTSFAPVDTNAPDSVKVNNIFIVGNVKTKKSVILRELDFTTEYYYDWNTFLQILLADQKKIYNLQLFTSVEITPLLTGDNEAEILITVKERWYILPQVIFELADRNFSEWWTNQNRDFSRVNFGLRLSHNNVGGRNERLKFAGQLGFTRALDLQYSKPYIDKNQKHGLAVQLTFKENKTIPIKSEYNKQVFYTNENEDIIRKNFAAALRYTYRRSYYNYHFLTLGYSNTWVADDVLLENPDYFQHDGNKLRYSFATYTFRHDRRDNVSYATDGELLQASITKYGIFYTKDLDEVEVNLTANKYFKISDRLHFNTGLTANWFLSQSQPYTLVRGVGYNPNFIRGYELNVVEGQQLYVHKNSFRYKFVDWEIDISNLIKLEQFSTIPIRLYLSANFDHGYVKDRNLIPENTRLSNKYLMGYGTGIDLVGFYDAVFRFEYSMNNSKEGNFFFNFSAPF, encoded by the coding sequence TTGATTATCAAGATTAAAAAATCACTTCTTTTTATTATTCTGCCTATAGCTCTTTTTATTGAGTGCGGGGAGAATAGTGCCCATGCGCAGAACGACACCTCTTTTGCACCTGTAGATACAAATGCACCAGATAGTGTCAAGGTCAATAACATATTCATCGTAGGAAATGTAAAAACGAAAAAGAGTGTAATACTACGGGAGTTGGATTTCACCACTGAATATTATTACGACTGGAACACATTTTTGCAAATACTCCTCGCTGATCAGAAAAAGATTTACAATCTCCAGCTTTTCACTTCCGTAGAAATCACCCCACTTCTTACTGGTGATAATGAAGCTGAAATCCTCATCACAGTAAAGGAAAGATGGTACATCCTACCCCAAGTGATTTTCGAATTGGCTGACAGGAACTTTTCGGAATGGTGGACAAATCAAAACAGGGATTTTTCCCGCGTAAATTTTGGGCTTCGGCTAAGCCATAATAATGTAGGGGGGAGAAATGAAAGACTCAAATTTGCCGGACAACTGGGTTTTACCCGAGCGCTGGATCTCCAATACAGCAAGCCTTACATTGATAAAAACCAAAAGCATGGACTGGCCGTACAGCTCACCTTCAAAGAGAACAAGACTATTCCGATCAAGTCAGAATACAATAAGCAGGTTTTCTACACTAACGAAAACGAAGACATAATCAGGAAAAATTTTGCCGCAGCCCTGCGATACACCTATAGAAGGAGCTATTACAATTACCACTTCCTCACACTTGGATACAGCAATACGTGGGTGGCTGATGACGTCTTATTGGAAAATCCCGACTACTTCCAGCATGATGGAAATAAACTCCGGTATTCCTTCGCTACCTATACTTTCCGCCATGATCGCAGAGACAACGTCTCCTATGCCACTGATGGCGAGTTGCTCCAGGCATCTATCACTAAATACGGGATTTTTTACACCAAGGATTTAGATGAAGTAGAGGTCAATCTTACCGCAAATAAGTACTTCAAAATCTCTGACAGGTTACATTTCAACACTGGACTTACGGCTAATTGGTTTTTGAGTCAAAGCCAGCCTTATACGTTGGTAAGGGGTGTGGGATACAACCCGAATTTCATCAGAGGATATGAGCTCAATGTGGTCGAGGGTCAGCAGCTCTATGTACACAAAAACAGTTTTAGGTATAAATTCGTGGATTGGGAGATAGACATCTCTAATTTGATCAAACTAGAACAGTTCAGTACCATACCTATCCGCCTCTACCTCAGTGCCAATTTTGACCACGGGTATGTGAAAGACCGAAACCTGATTCCTGAAAACACACGCTTGTCCAATAAGTACTTAATGGGATATGGTACTGGGATAGACTTAGTAGGGTTTTATGATGCTGTATTCCGATTTGAATACTCTATGAACAATAGTAAGGAAGGCAACTTCTTTTTCAACTTTTCCGCACCCTTCTAA